From the genome of Variovorax sp. RA8, one region includes:
- a CDS encoding MFS transporter — protein MSRNSQALAVLMVSTLAFTVCFMVWMMFGVIGIPIKKTLGLNATEFGLLTATPVLTGSLIRVPLGIWTDKYGGRIVMALLMALTVPAIWLMSYATAYWHFLVIGLFVGLAGGSFSVGTPYVARWFPKNRQGFAMGVYGAGNSGAAVNKFIAPALVVAFGWSMVPQVYAAIMLGTLVLFWMFSASDPAHLVPSHTRFSDQLRALKDPKVIKYCQYYSIVFGGYVALSLWMVQYYIGEFGLDIRTAALLAACFSLPGGVLRAVGGWLSDKYGAHAVTWWVMWVSWICLFLLSYPQTDFTIVTLTGPKTFHIGLNVYAFTGLMFLLGIAFAFGKASVFKYIADDYPENIGTISGIVGLAGGMGGFVLPIMFGALVDVTGIRSSAFMLMYGVVWVSLIWMYWTEVRSTEVMGRHAHAFRLDGRTTPPSLKESA, from the coding sequence ATGAGCAGGAACAGCCAGGCACTGGCGGTCTTGATGGTCAGCACGCTGGCGTTCACGGTGTGCTTCATGGTGTGGATGATGTTCGGCGTGATCGGCATTCCGATCAAGAAGACGCTGGGCCTGAACGCCACCGAGTTCGGCCTGCTGACCGCGACGCCGGTGCTCACCGGTTCGCTGATCCGCGTTCCCCTGGGGATCTGGACCGACAAGTACGGCGGCCGCATCGTGATGGCGCTGCTGATGGCGCTCACCGTGCCTGCCATCTGGCTGATGAGCTACGCAACGGCCTACTGGCATTTCCTGGTCATCGGCCTGTTCGTCGGCCTGGCCGGCGGCTCGTTCTCGGTGGGCACGCCGTACGTGGCGCGCTGGTTCCCCAAGAACCGCCAGGGCTTCGCGATGGGCGTCTACGGCGCCGGCAACTCGGGCGCGGCGGTCAACAAGTTCATCGCACCGGCACTTGTCGTCGCCTTCGGATGGTCCATGGTGCCGCAGGTGTACGCCGCCATCATGCTGGGCACCCTGGTGCTGTTCTGGATGTTCAGCGCGAGCGACCCGGCGCACCTCGTTCCGAGCCATACGCGCTTCTCGGACCAGCTGCGCGCGCTGAAGGACCCGAAGGTCATCAAGTACTGCCAGTACTACAGCATCGTGTTCGGCGGCTACGTGGCGCTGAGCCTCTGGATGGTGCAGTACTACATCGGCGAGTTCGGGCTCGACATTCGTACCGCGGCGCTCCTGGCGGCGTGCTTCTCGCTGCCGGGCGGGGTGCTGCGCGCCGTGGGCGGCTGGCTGAGCGACAAGTACGGCGCACATGCCGTCACCTGGTGGGTGATGTGGGTCAGCTGGATCTGCCTCTTCCTGCTGAGCTACCCGCAGACCGATTTCACCATCGTCACCCTCACCGGCCCGAAGACCTTCCACATCGGCCTGAATGTCTACGCCTTCACCGGCCTGATGTTCCTGCTCGGCATCGCGTTCGCCTTCGGCAAGGCCTCGGTGTTCAAGTACATCGCCGACGACTACCCCGAGAACATCGGGACCATCAGCGGCATCGTCGGCCTGGCCGGCGGGATGGGCGGCTTCGTGCTGCCGATCATGTTCGGCGCGCTGGTGGACGTGACCGGCATTCGTTCCAGCGCCTTCATGCTGATGTACGGCGTGGTCTGGGTGTCGCTGATCTGGATGTACTGGACCGAGGTGCGCAGCACCGAGGTCATGGGCCGCCACGCCCACGCCTTCCGGCTCGACGGCCGAACCACGCCCCCTTCATTGAAGGAATCCGCATGA
- a CDS encoding nitrate reductase subunit alpha, whose product MSHFLDRLSYFSQPREAFSGDHGVTTGEDRTWEDAYRNRWAHDKVVRSTHGVNCTGSCSWKIYVKGGIVTWETQQTDYPRTRWDMPNHEPRGCARGASYSWYLYSANRVKYPMVRGRLLKSWREARIAHDPVGAWASIVEDDARRRDYQQVRGLGGFVRSTWEEVNEIVAAANVYTIRKHGPDRIIGFSPIPAMSMISYAAGSRYLSLIGGVCMSFYDWYCDLPPASPQVWGEQTDVPESADWYNSSYIIAWGSNVPQTRTPDAHFFTEVRYKGAKTVAVTPDYSEVAKLADIWMHPKQGTDAAVAMAMGHVILKEFYFPDGGRERSAYFDDYVRRYTDMPMLVMLKEHTLPGGEVIMVPDRYVRASDFNGKLGQANNPEWKTVAFDQHGKVVLPHGAIGFRWGPDGRADEGQWNLEAREARHGDEVRLRLSALEGDQPSTETARVGFPYFGGIASEHFPSSEQGDVLVRMVPVTRVPLGKAGEHRDAIVATVFDLQVANYGVARGLPGEDGAPTLGADASSLPPEGAGATLGRPGGVARAAASFDDDTPYTPAWQERITGTPRAQLITVARQFAENAHKTQGKSMVIIGAAMNHWYHSDMNYRGVINMLMMCGCIGKSGGGWSHYVGQEKLRPQTGWTALAFALDWIRPPRQMNSTSFFYAHTDQWRYEKLGMEEVLSPLADKKAYAGSMIDYNVRAERMGWLPSAPQLQTNPLQVVRDAQAAGVDPKDYAVRALKDGSLRMSCTDPDHPDNWPRNMFVWRSNILGSSGKGHEYFLKHLLGTSNGVQGKDLGAEEAKPEEVVWHDKAPEGKLDLLVTLDFRMSTTCLYSDIVLPTATWYEKNDLNTSDMHPFIHPLSTAVDPAWQSRSDWDIYKGFARKFSEVCVGHLGVERELVLTPLMHDSPAELAQPFEVRDWKRGECELVPGKTAPNMQVVERDYPNVFKRFTALGPLMGKAGNGGKGIGWNTQSEVKQLGELSGFVTEPGVTCGMPKIESDIDAAEVVLMLAPETNGQVAVKAWEALGKQTGRDHTHLAIHREDEKIRFRDIQAQPRKIISSPTWSGIESETVSYNAGYTNVHELIPWRTLTGRQQFYLDHPWMIAFGEGFATYRPPVDLKTTAGVLGVKPNGNPEIALNFITPHQKWGIHSTYTDNLLMLTLSRGGPCVWISEDDAKRAGIVDNDWIELFNVNGAIAARAVVSQRVKPGMVMMYHAQEKIINTPGSEITGARGGIHNSVTRIVLKPTHMIGGYAQLSYGFNYYGTIGTNRDEFVVVRKMNRIDWLDTPVADELIRPVQAEGEVA is encoded by the coding sequence ATGAGTCATTTTCTGGACCGCCTCAGCTACTTCAGCCAACCGAGGGAAGCCTTCTCTGGCGACCACGGCGTCACGACGGGCGAGGACCGCACGTGGGAAGACGCCTACCGCAACCGCTGGGCGCACGACAAGGTCGTGCGCTCGACGCACGGCGTGAACTGCACCGGCTCGTGCTCCTGGAAGATCTACGTCAAGGGCGGCATCGTCACCTGGGAGACGCAGCAGACGGACTACCCGCGCACGCGCTGGGATATGCCCAACCACGAGCCGCGCGGCTGCGCACGCGGCGCCAGCTACAGCTGGTACCTGTACAGCGCGAACCGCGTCAAGTACCCGATGGTGCGCGGCAGGCTCCTGAAGAGCTGGCGCGAGGCGCGCATCGCACACGACCCCGTCGGCGCTTGGGCTTCGATCGTCGAGGACGATGCAAGGCGCCGCGACTACCAGCAGGTGCGCGGCCTCGGCGGCTTCGTGCGCTCGACGTGGGAGGAAGTCAACGAGATCGTTGCAGCGGCCAACGTCTACACGATCAGGAAGCATGGCCCCGACCGCATCATCGGCTTCTCGCCGATCCCCGCGATGTCGATGATCAGCTATGCCGCGGGCAGCCGCTATCTCAGCCTGATCGGCGGGGTGTGCATGAGCTTCTACGACTGGTACTGCGACCTGCCGCCGGCAAGCCCGCAGGTCTGGGGCGAGCAGACCGACGTGCCCGAGTCGGCCGACTGGTACAACTCCAGCTACATCATCGCCTGGGGCTCCAACGTGCCGCAGACGCGCACGCCCGACGCGCACTTCTTCACCGAGGTGCGCTACAAGGGTGCGAAGACGGTGGCCGTGACCCCCGACTATTCCGAAGTCGCCAAGCTGGCGGACATCTGGATGCACCCGAAGCAGGGCACCGACGCCGCCGTGGCCATGGCCATGGGCCACGTGATCCTGAAGGAGTTCTACTTCCCCGACGGCGGACGCGAGCGCAGCGCCTACTTCGACGACTACGTGCGCCGCTACACCGACATGCCGATGCTGGTGATGCTCAAGGAGCACACCCTGCCCGGCGGCGAGGTCATCATGGTGCCCGACCGCTACGTGCGCGCTTCGGACTTCAACGGCAAGCTCGGCCAGGCCAACAATCCCGAGTGGAAGACCGTCGCCTTCGACCAGCACGGCAAGGTGGTGCTGCCGCACGGCGCGATCGGCTTCCGATGGGGGCCCGATGGGCGCGCCGACGAGGGCCAGTGGAACCTCGAGGCCAGGGAGGCGCGCCACGGCGACGAGGTGAGGCTCAGGTTGTCGGCACTCGAGGGCGACCAGCCGAGCACGGAGACGGCGCGGGTCGGATTCCCGTACTTCGGCGGCATCGCGAGCGAGCACTTCCCGTCCAGCGAACAGGGCGACGTGCTGGTGCGCATGGTGCCGGTCACGCGTGTCCCGCTGGGCAAGGCCGGCGAGCATCGCGACGCGATCGTGGCCACCGTGTTCGACCTGCAGGTGGCGAACTACGGCGTGGCGCGCGGACTCCCCGGCGAAGATGGTGCCCCCACGCTCGGCGCTGACGCGTCCTCGCTGCCCCCCGAGGGGGCTGGCGCCACCTTGGGGCGGCCCGGCGGCGTCGCCCGCGCAGCCGCCAGCTTCGACGACGACACCCCCTACACGCCGGCATGGCAGGAGCGCATCACCGGCACGCCGCGCGCGCAGTTGATCACGGTGGCGCGCCAGTTCGCCGAGAACGCGCACAAGACGCAAGGCAAGTCGATGGTGATCATCGGCGCGGCGATGAACCACTGGTACCACAGCGACATGAACTACCGCGGCGTCATCAACATGCTGATGATGTGCGGCTGCATCGGCAAGAGCGGGGGAGGGTGGTCGCACTACGTCGGCCAGGAGAAGCTGCGCCCGCAGACCGGCTGGACCGCGCTGGCCTTCGCGCTGGACTGGATCCGCCCGCCCCGCCAGATGAACAGCACCAGCTTCTTCTACGCCCACACCGACCAGTGGCGCTACGAGAAGCTGGGCATGGAGGAAGTGCTCTCGCCGCTGGCCGACAAGAAGGCGTACGCGGGCAGCATGATCGACTACAACGTGCGCGCCGAGCGCATGGGCTGGTTGCCGAGTGCGCCGCAGCTGCAGACCAATCCGCTGCAGGTGGTGCGCGACGCGCAGGCCGCCGGCGTCGACCCGAAGGACTACGCCGTGCGGGCACTGAAGGACGGCTCGCTCAGGATGAGCTGTACCGACCCGGACCACCCGGACAACTGGCCGCGCAACATGTTCGTGTGGCGCTCCAACATCCTGGGCTCCAGCGGCAAGGGCCACGAGTACTTCCTCAAGCACCTGCTCGGCACGAGCAATGGCGTGCAGGGAAAGGACCTGGGTGCCGAGGAGGCCAAACCCGAGGAGGTCGTCTGGCACGACAAGGCGCCTGAAGGCAAGCTCGACCTGCTGGTGACGCTCGACTTCCGCATGAGCACCACCTGCCTCTACAGCGACATCGTGCTGCCGACGGCGACCTGGTATGAGAAGAACGATCTCAACACGAGCGACATGCATCCCTTCATCCATCCGCTGTCCACGGCGGTGGACCCGGCCTGGCAATCGCGCAGCGACTGGGACATCTACAAGGGCTTTGCCAGGAAGTTCAGCGAGGTCTGCGTCGGCCACCTCGGCGTCGAGCGCGAGCTGGTGCTGACGCCCCTGATGCATGACAGCCCTGCCGAACTGGCCCAGCCCTTCGAGGTTCGGGACTGGAAGCGTGGCGAATGCGAGCTGGTGCCGGGCAAGACCGCGCCCAACATGCAGGTGGTCGAGCGCGACTACCCGAACGTCTTCAAGCGCTTCACCGCCCTGGGTCCGCTGATGGGCAAGGCCGGCAACGGCGGCAAGGGCATCGGCTGGAACACGCAGTCCGAGGTGAAGCAGCTCGGCGAGCTCTCCGGCTTCGTCACCGAGCCCGGCGTGACCTGCGGGATGCCGAAGATCGAGAGCGACATCGACGCCGCCGAGGTGGTGCTGATGCTGGCGCCCGAGACCAACGGCCAGGTGGCCGTGAAGGCCTGGGAGGCGCTGGGCAAGCAGACCGGCCGCGACCACACGCACCTGGCGATCCACCGCGAGGACGAGAAGATCCGCTTCCGCGACATCCAGGCGCAGCCGCGCAAGATCATCAGCTCGCCGACCTGGAGCGGCATCGAGAGCGAGACCGTTTCGTACAACGCCGGCTACACCAACGTCCACGAGCTGATACCTTGGCGCACCCTGACCGGGCGGCAGCAGTTCTACCTGGACCATCCGTGGATGATCGCCTTCGGGGAGGGCTTTGCCACCTACCGCCCGCCGGTCGACCTGAAGACCACTGCGGGGGTCCTGGGCGTCAAGCCGAACGGCAACCCCGAGATCGCGCTGAACTTCATCACCCCGCACCAGAAATGGGGCATCCACTCGACCTACACCGACAACCTGCTGATGCTCACGCTCAGCCGCGGCGGGCCCTGTGTGTGGATCAGCGAGGACGATGCGAAGCGCGCCGGCATCGTCGACAACGACTGGATCGAGCTGTTCAACGTGAACGGCGCCATCGCGGCGCGTGCGGTGGTGAGCCAGCGCGTCAAGCCGGGGATGGTGATGATGTACCACGCCCAGGAGAAGATCATCAACACGCCGGGCTCCGAGATCACCGGCGCGCGCGGCGGCATCCACAACTCGGTGACGCGAATCGTCCTCAAGCCCACCCACATGATCGGGGGCTACGCGCAGCTGAGCTACGGCTTCAACTACTACGGGACCATCGGCACCAACCGCGACGAGTTCGTCGTGGTGCGCAAGATGAACAGGATCGACTGGCTCGACACGCCGGTCGCCGACGAGCTGATTCGCCCCGTGCAGGCCGAAGGAGAAGTCGCATGA
- a CDS encoding response regulator codes for MNTLATRIRILVVDDHTLFRRGLTALLHRDPEFEVVGDAADAGEAQRRAQELKPDLILLDNHLPGVTGVDALPALREAVPAARVLMLTVSEDERDLAGALRAGASGYLLKTIEGDALAVAIRRAMRGENIVAEEMTGKLVAAYRDAATPKPGASAEPAAPASPLDALSPREQDILRGIASGQGNKEIARSLGIAETTVKIHVQHILRKLDVSSRVQAAVIAVERSLG; via the coding sequence ATGAACACGCTTGCGACCAGAATCCGCATCCTGGTGGTCGACGATCACACGCTGTTCCGGCGCGGGCTGACGGCACTGCTGCACCGCGACCCCGAGTTCGAGGTGGTAGGCGACGCCGCCGATGCGGGCGAGGCGCAGCGCCGCGCCCAGGAACTCAAGCCCGACCTGATCCTCCTGGACAACCATCTGCCCGGTGTGACGGGGGTCGACGCCTTGCCGGCGCTGCGCGAGGCCGTGCCCGCGGCACGGGTGCTGATGTTGACGGTCAGCGAGGACGAACGCGACCTCGCCGGCGCCCTGCGTGCGGGCGCGAGCGGCTACCTGCTCAAGACCATCGAGGGTGACGCGCTCGCCGTGGCGATCCGCAGGGCGATGCGCGGGGAGAACATCGTGGCCGAGGAGATGACCGGCAAGCTGGTGGCGGCCTACCGCGACGCCGCCACGCCGAAGCCCGGAGCAAGTGCCGAGCCCGCGGCGCCGGCGTCGCCGCTGGACGCACTCTCGCCACGCGAGCAGGACATCCTGCGCGGCATCGCCAGCGGGCAGGGCAACAAGGAGATTGCACGCTCGCTGGGCATCGCCGAGACCACGGTGAAGATCCACGTGCAGCACATCCTGCGCAAGCTCGACGTGAGCTCGCGCGTGCAGGCCGCCGTTATCGCAGTCGAGCGCAGCCTGGGTTGA
- a CDS encoding universal stress protein, with protein sequence MFKRILVATDGSPLAEKAVSKAIDLATEHKAELTAFTVVRRQVKSHMDGALGFESEEMDRIEGRRAEQARTMLDEVEKRAQACGVRVNSAIVRSSRVAESIVDAAGKYGSDLIVMATHGRTGLTSAFLGSQTAQVLAHSDVPVLVLR encoded by the coding sequence ATGTTCAAGCGCATTCTCGTCGCCACCGATGGCTCCCCATTGGCGGAGAAAGCCGTGTCGAAGGCCATCGACCTGGCCACGGAACACAAGGCCGAGCTGACCGCCTTCACCGTGGTGCGGCGGCAGGTCAAGAGCCACATGGATGGGGCCCTCGGCTTCGAATCCGAGGAGATGGACCGCATCGAGGGCCGGCGCGCCGAGCAGGCCAGGACCATGCTCGACGAGGTCGAGAAACGCGCCCAGGCTTGTGGCGTCCGGGTCAATTCGGCGATCGTCAGATCGAGCCGCGTGGCCGAATCCATCGTGGATGCAGCCGGCAAGTACGGCAGCGATCTCATCGTGATGGCCACGCACGGACGCACCGGGCTGACGAGCGCCTTCCTGGGCAGCCAGACCGCGCAGGTCCTCGCGCATTCCGACGTGCCGGTGCTCGTGCTGCGCTGA
- a CDS encoding type IV pili methyl-accepting chemotaxis transducer N-terminal domain-containing protein — protein MMKSRQWTLGAKLALVAMPFLLAALCAIATLVYMSWQIEGGAAAVNEAGRMRMRTYQIVLSASAQDVQALSRQVAEFERSLQLLRSGDVERPLAVPWGGASRERFAVVERDWAAFRGRLADPAPPGASISTDLGTEAAAFTSGIDAFVAGIEDHLSRWTAVMHLLQVAMMGIALIGAAVLVHTGYRFVLEPLSLLKQAIHRLQGGDLGARVARTSTDEFATLAEGFNDMAEQLQSMYRGLESRVQEKTAQLEEERGRLECLYEITTLVAKAATLDELARGFTESIARIAHADGVALRWSDEANRRYLMLASQGLPQVMQDAEHCVAAGDCHCGSTPASSGARVIQIRTTQPVRMLHCAQAGFETVVSIPIRLHERLMGEVDLFFHARITISEAERSLLESLTVHLAGAMENLRLNSLGLEAAISQERGLLARELHDSIAQSLAFLKIQVQLMRDALAAGDGTQVQHVLGEIDIGVRESYGDVRELLMHFRTRANGEDIEPALLTTLRKFEHQSGLKARLQMLGQGMPLLPDTQIQVLHIVQEALSNVRKHARASQVWLDVQQAPQWRVEVRDDGVGFADGSRGADETHVGMRIMAERAERLGALLDVMSSPGRGTSVVLTLPMPSGTAGMAAMAPQRRVA, from the coding sequence ATGATGAAATCCAGGCAATGGACTCTTGGCGCCAAGCTGGCCTTGGTCGCCATGCCGTTTCTGCTGGCCGCCCTGTGTGCCATTGCCACGCTCGTCTACATGTCGTGGCAGATCGAGGGTGGCGCCGCTGCCGTCAACGAGGCGGGGCGCATGCGCATGCGTACTTATCAGATCGTGCTGTCGGCCAGCGCGCAGGACGTGCAGGCGTTGTCCAGGCAAGTGGCAGAGTTCGAGCGCAGCCTCCAGCTGCTGCGCAGCGGCGACGTCGAGCGGCCGCTCGCCGTGCCCTGGGGCGGCGCCAGTCGCGAGCGCTTCGCCGTGGTCGAACGCGACTGGGCCGCCTTCCGCGGCCGCCTGGCCGATCCGGCGCCGCCCGGCGCCTCCATCAGTACCGACCTCGGCACGGAAGCGGCCGCGTTCACGTCGGGCATCGATGCATTCGTCGCAGGCATCGAAGACCATCTGTCCCGGTGGACCGCCGTCATGCATCTGCTGCAGGTCGCGATGATGGGCATCGCGCTGATCGGCGCGGCCGTGCTGGTCCATACCGGCTACCGGTTCGTCCTGGAGCCGCTGAGCTTGCTCAAGCAGGCGATTCATCGGCTCCAGGGCGGCGACCTCGGCGCCCGGGTCGCGCGCACGAGCACGGACGAATTCGCGACCCTGGCGGAGGGATTCAACGACATGGCCGAGCAGTTGCAGTCCATGTACCGGGGCCTGGAGAGCAGAGTGCAGGAGAAGACGGCGCAGCTGGAGGAAGAGCGCGGCCGCCTGGAATGCCTCTACGAGATCACGACGCTGGTCGCCAAGGCCGCGACACTCGACGAACTCGCCCGCGGATTCACCGAGAGCATCGCCCGCATCGCCCATGCGGACGGCGTCGCCCTGCGCTGGTCGGACGAGGCCAACCGCCGCTACCTGATGCTGGCCTCGCAGGGCTTGCCGCAGGTGATGCAGGACGCCGAGCATTGCGTGGCCGCCGGTGACTGCCATTGCGGCTCCACTCCCGCGTCGTCGGGCGCGCGCGTGATTCAGATCCGCACCACGCAGCCCGTTCGGATGCTGCATTGCGCGCAGGCCGGCTTCGAGACCGTGGTCTCGATACCGATCCGCCTGCATGAGCGGCTGATGGGCGAGGTGGACCTGTTTTTCCACGCCCGGATCACGATCTCCGAGGCGGAGCGCTCGCTGCTGGAATCGCTCACGGTCCACCTCGCGGGTGCCATGGAGAACCTTCGGTTGAACTCGCTGGGGCTCGAGGCCGCGATCTCGCAGGAACGAGGCCTCCTGGCGCGCGAGCTGCACGACTCGATCGCCCAATCGCTCGCATTCTTGAAGATCCAGGTGCAGCTCATGCGAGACGCGCTCGCCGCCGGCGACGGCACACAGGTTCAGCATGTGCTGGGGGAGATCGACATCGGCGTGCGCGAGAGCTATGGCGATGTGCGCGAGCTGCTGATGCATTTCCGCACGCGGGCCAACGGCGAGGACATCGAGCCGGCGCTCCTGACGACGCTGCGAAAGTTCGAGCACCAGAGCGGCCTCAAGGCAAGACTCCAGATGCTGGGGCAGGGCATGCCCTTGTTGCCGGACACGCAGATCCAGGTGCTGCACATCGTGCAGGAGGCGCTGTCGAACGTTCGCAAGCATGCTCGTGCCAGCCAGGTGTGGCTGGACGTGCAGCAGGCACCGCAATGGCGGGTCGAAGTGCGCGACGATGGTGTCGGGTTCGCCGACGGAAGCCGGGGTGCCGACGAGACCCACGTCGGCATGCGCATCATGGCCGAGCGTGCGGAACGCCTGGGTGCGCTGCTGGACGTCATGTCCTCGCCGGGCCGGGGCACGTCGGTCGTCCTGACCCTGCCGATGCCGTCCGGCACGGCCGGCATGGCGGCGATGGCACCTCAACGGCGCGTGGCCTGA
- a CDS encoding MFS transporter, which produces MSTLDTTARAQPPNGADIADWRPEDEAFWASTGRHIAYRNLWISVPALLCGFAIWGMWGIITVQMLNLGFPFSQAELFSLTAISGLAGATMRIPASFLIRLAGGRNTIFLTTAMLLAPAIGTGIVLQHKDWPLWSFQLMALWSGVGGGNFASSMSNISTFFPKRLQGTALGLNAGLGNFGVTSMQIVIPLVMTVGLFGALGGEPMTLVKDSGWIFGKIPAGTATWIQNAGLAWVLSLVPLAVLCWFGMNNLKTVSPNTGNAIVAFLKIIWLYTLSFVPAGLGLYLYLPPPTGLGVLNMWIAMPLIIVSTLMVLKLTAFGPMKESIAKQFEIFRNRHTWALTLLYMVTFGSFIGFSMALPLAITVIFGVSHVPDASGVMQHTLKNPNAPSALTYAWIGPFIGAAVRPVGGWISDKIGGSIVTEIISAVMVVASAAVGYVMLLAYRSAAPEQYFLIFMALFVVLFTASGIGNGSTFRTIGVIFDRQQAGPVLGWTSAVAAYGAFIAPVVIGAQIKAARPELAMYGFAVFYALCLVLNWWFYLRANAYVKNP; this is translated from the coding sequence ATGAGCACTCTTGACACGACGGCGCGGGCGCAACCCCCCAACGGCGCCGACATCGCCGACTGGCGGCCGGAAGACGAGGCCTTCTGGGCCTCCACCGGCCGGCACATCGCCTATCGCAATCTGTGGATCTCGGTGCCCGCGTTGTTGTGCGGCTTCGCGATCTGGGGCATGTGGGGAATCATCACGGTCCAGATGCTGAACCTGGGCTTTCCGTTCAGCCAGGCCGAACTGTTCTCGCTGACCGCCATTTCGGGGCTCGCAGGCGCCACGATGCGCATCCCGGCCTCGTTCCTGATCCGCCTGGCGGGCGGCCGCAACACCATCTTCCTGACCACCGCCATGCTGTTGGCCCCGGCCATCGGCACCGGCATCGTGCTGCAGCACAAGGACTGGCCGTTGTGGTCCTTCCAGCTGATGGCGCTGTGGTCGGGCGTGGGCGGCGGCAACTTCGCAAGCTCGATGTCCAACATCAGCACCTTCTTCCCCAAGCGGCTGCAGGGGACCGCCCTGGGGCTGAACGCCGGCCTGGGCAATTTCGGCGTGACGAGCATGCAGATCGTCATTCCTCTCGTCATGACGGTCGGGCTGTTCGGCGCACTCGGCGGCGAACCGATGACGCTGGTGAAGGACAGCGGCTGGATCTTCGGCAAGATCCCCGCCGGCACGGCCACCTGGATCCAGAACGCCGGCCTGGCCTGGGTGCTGTCGCTGGTGCCGCTGGCCGTGTTGTGCTGGTTCGGCATGAACAACCTGAAGACCGTGTCGCCGAACACGGGCAATGCGATCGTCGCCTTCCTCAAGATCATCTGGCTCTACACGCTGTCCTTCGTCCCGGCCGGCCTCGGCCTGTACCTGTACCTGCCGCCGCCCACGGGCCTCGGGGTGCTGAACATGTGGATCGCGATGCCGCTGATCATCGTCAGCACGCTGATGGTGCTCAAGCTGACGGCCTTCGGGCCGATGAAGGAGAGCATCGCCAAGCAGTTCGAGATCTTCCGCAACAGGCACACCTGGGCGTTGACGCTGCTGTACATGGTGACCTTCGGCTCGTTCATCGGCTTCTCGATGGCGCTGCCGCTGGCGATCACGGTGATCTTCGGCGTCAGCCACGTGCCCGATGCGTCGGGCGTGATGCAGCACACGCTGAAGAACCCCAACGCGCCGTCGGCGCTCACCTATGCATGGATCGGGCCTTTCATCGGCGCGGCGGTGCGGCCGGTCGGCGGCTGGATCTCGGACAAGATCGGGGGCTCGATCGTGACCGAGATCATTTCGGCCGTGATGGTGGTGGCCTCGGCGGCTGTCGGCTACGTGATGCTGCTGGCCTACCGCTCGGCTGCGCCCGAGCAGTACTTCCTGATCTTCATGGCGCTGTTCGTGGTGCTCTTCACCGCCAGCGGCATCGGCAACGGCTCGACCTTCCGCACCATCGGCGTCATTTTCGACCGGCAGCAGGCCGGGCCCGTGCTCGGCTGGACCTCGGCCGTGGCGGCGTATGGGGCCTTCATCGCGCCGGTGGTGATCGGTGCGCAGATCAAGGCCGCGAGGCCCGAACTCGCCATGTACGGCTTCGCGGTGTTCTACGCGCTGTGCCTCGTTCTCAACTGGTGGTTCTACCTGCGTGCCAATGCGTACGTGAAGAACCCCTGA